CCGCCTCCCCTCTTGGACTCCGCCAGCTCGAGGTCATCGAGGTAGCGGGCGATGAGCATCTCCGTCTCCACCGGCAGATCCAGGAAGCGCACGTGCGCCGACGAGCCGCGCGAGCCGTGCGCCACGTGGAGGACCTCGCCGCGGACCTGGAGCTCATCCGTGGAGCCGGGCAGCGTGAAGCGCGCCTCCACCTTCATGCCCACCGACAGGGTCGTGCCGAACCAGGCGAAGCCCCCGAGCGAGATGTTGCCCTCCCGGGAGTCGAACGCCTGGGTGGTGTTCTCGCGTCGCACGCGGATGCGCATCGGCACACGGGGAGACTCACGCCGCTCTTCCGCTCGCCGCTGCCCCTCATCCTTGGACTGCTCACTCATGCCTTGCTCGCTCCCGCGCGGGCTACCGTAGGTGCATCATACCTACACTCGCGCCCTTCGCACGGACTCACGTGAGCAGGTGTGGAATGGGCTACTCCAGCCGCTCGATGACCAACGGCCGGGAAGCGGGGGCCTGGGGCCCGAACTGGTACGCCCTGGCCAGGCGCGCCTTCACCTCCTCCAGCGGAGCCGGGTCGTTGTAGTGCACCCGCACCACCGGCTCCCCCGCC
The sequence above is drawn from the Archangium gephyra genome and encodes:
- a CDS encoding PilZ domain-containing protein gives rise to the protein MSEQSKDEGQRRAEERRESPRVPMRIRVRRENTTQAFDSREGNISLGGFAWFGTTLSVGMKVEARFTLPGSTDELQVRGEVLHVAHGSRGSSAHVRFLDLPVETEMLIARYLDDLELAESKRGGGP